From one Humulus lupulus chromosome 8, drHumLupu1.1, whole genome shotgun sequence genomic stretch:
- the LOC133796971 gene encoding GDP-fucose transporter 1 produces the protein MSSIRFDSSKQYYATSSLVVGYALCSSLLAVINKFAITKFNFPGLLTALQYLTSALGVWILGKVGFLHHDAFTWETAKKFLPAATVFYLAIFTNTNLLRHANVDTFIVFRSLTPLLVAIADTTFRKQPCPSKLTFLSLLVILGGAIGYVATDSGFTLTAYSWAFAYLVTITTEMVYIKHMVTNLGLNTWGFVLYNNLLSLMMAPLFWIITGEYVEVFAAVGSSTGNWFQSSAFIAVSLSCVFGLLISFFGFAARKAVSATAFTVTGVVNKFLTVAINVTIWDKHASPFGLLCLLFTIIGGVLYQQSVTGAGSASSQRESTASKQIDSEEDDHNYEDDSQGKGVPGKLASV, from the coding sequence ATGTCTTCGATTCGATTCGATTCCTCTAAGCAATACTACGCCACTAGCAGTCTTGTGGTAGGGTACGCTCTCTGTTCAAGCTTGCTAGCGGTCATAAACAAGTTCGCCATCACCAAATTCAACTTTCCTGGCCTTTTGACTGCTCTGCAGTACCTAACTTCTGCTTTGGGAGTTTGGATTTTGGGGAAAGTAGGGTTTTTGCACCATGACGCCTTTACATGGGAGACTGCCAAGAAGTTCTTACCAGCTGCCACCGTTTTCTACCTTGCAATCTTCACGAACACGAACCTTCTTCGCCATGCGAATGTTGATACGTTTATAGTGTTTAGATCCTTGACACCCCTTTTGGTTGCAATTGCTGACACCACATTTAGGAAACAACCATGCCCTTCCAAGCTTACTTTTCTGTCATTGTTGGTCATTTTGGGTGGAGCTATTGGGTATGTTGCTACTGATTCAGGCTTTACTTTGACTGCTTATTCGTGGGCATTTGCTTATTTGGTGACCATTACTACTGAAATGGTTTACATCAAGCATATGGTTACCAATCTTGGGCTTAACACTTGGGGTTTCGTGTTGTACAACAATCTGTTGTCATTGATGATGGCTCCGCTGTTTTGGATTATTACCGGAGAGTATGTTGAGGTGTTTGCAGCTGTGGGATCTAGTACTGGGAATTGGTTTCAATCCAGTGCTTTTATTGCAGTGTCGTTGTCTTGTGTCTTTGGTTTGCTCATCAGTTTCTTTGGATTTGCTGCTAGGAAGGCCGTTTCTGCCACGGCATTCACAGTAACAGGGGTGGTTAACAAGTTTCTTACTGTTGCCATCAATGTCACCATTTGGGATAAGCATGCCAGTCCCTTTGGTTTGCTCTGCCTCCTCTTTACAATTATAGGCGGAGTTCTTTATCAGCAATCGGTAACTGGAGCTGGCAGTGCGTCTTCACAGCGTGAATCAACTGCATCTAAGCAGATTGATAGTGAGGAGGATGATCATAATTATGAAGATGATAGTCAAGGAAAGGGCGTACCTGGTAAACTTGCTTCTGTATGA